The following coding sequences lie in one Lysobacter capsici genomic window:
- a CDS encoding RHS repeat-associated core domain-containing protein gives MRLDFRFKEMAGFLLLVQAVSMAGRADATDFYGAPYYDDYAYWNNPRFPSVDSDVQAWWAEYKNDWPSAFPGCSYTLENHVDGRLTGRFATMTLHGTCGGKGTVRGTKYDYAPEKNLGPPSCTAPSTHCGNPINLAIGNKYQKEDDLQAGPWLSFSRHYNSHESTPSEQFGRNWRHTYSYRLQHLSDSLGPQAVTLSRPEGTSVIFNYVAGQWHADADVFAKLVINTDTSGQLSGWTYTPRDGREVEQYDKLGRLSTIARTDGTSLAFTYNGGMVVTNTPSDYLVTRVESQDGRALTLQYDSSLRISKMLDPVGGEYLYAYDAQNRLETVTYPGGTQRRYHYNESAYTAGNNLPNALTGITREDGQRYAIFTYGSDGKAKSTEHAGGVEKFSSVYDASGSATVTTPNGSVQVRSFTTALGVKKASSVQEQCSGCATRTTSYTYDANGYLDLKTDPRGVRTDYDYNARGLLQQKVDAANDTTGSKRTTQTDWDAVFAVPAERRVYDASGILLKKTAWRYNARGQQIAVDQVDPSSGAVRTSETTYCEQSDVDAGACPFVGLIRSQNGPRTDVADVTRYDYYTVDAPGCATSSAACDYRKGDLRRITNALNQSNEVLRYDAAGRVHSLASVNGVVSDFEYNARGWVISSKVRGPDDSVETDDVIAKIEYEPTGLVKKVTQADGSFIRYGYDAGHRLTRVYDNAGNSIQLTLDNAGNRIKEDTLKDDGSLKRTLSRVYDQLGQLATSKTAYDHPTGFTYDANGNDEVTTDALGRKTDNDYDPLNRLARSLQDVGGINAKTEFKYDVVDRVTKVTDPKNLDTTYTYNGFGDQVQLTSPDTGVSTYTYDSAGNRKTETDARNITRTYGYDALNRPTAVAYPTTSLNVGYEYDFVPTVCATGETFAKGRLSLITDASGSTQYCYDRFGRMVRKVQTTNGKVFAVRYAYTLAGQLSGVTYPDGALVSYQRDVRGRVSQVDAKRAVAGAGFDTLLSQAAYHAFGPVASWTYGNGRTLARPVDLDYRTTAVTDPSLGGLSVGFGFDLAGNLNQLTPAGSSTSLLKYDYDGLDRLTHLRDGPSNTPIETYSYDATGNRLSLTQASGTQTYVYPATSHRLAQVGNSGLRGYDPSGNTTDIDANSFVYNDAGRMSQLKQSGVLKMTYLYNGLGEQVRKYTDADNRYMVYDESGHWLGEYDSNGATIQQAIWMYDLPVGVLAGGGAQQKLHYVEPDHLGTPRVVIDPVRNVAVWSWDLKGEAFGNSAPNQDPDLDGTAFVFDMRFPGQRFDSISGLSYNYFRDYEAGAGRYVQSDPIGLSGGINTYAYVRARPMDVIDPRGLNGVGVGVARGVLSWIALDTAVPEPTDLAWPKWVAYGAGAAIAGGLLWAANESGNEYDGTAGASEGSEKICKPAIADVQARDFCEQMALAEAKAGAGRVKMGTMGDEPRLVAHYGVGPWMKMEHTHVCPNGRRLTIHYFSNLRGSNVELKFVYGASGLAP, from the coding sequence ATGAGGCTCGATTTTCGATTTAAAGAAATGGCGGGTTTTCTGCTTCTGGTGCAGGCCGTCTCAATGGCGGGGCGCGCGGACGCCACCGATTTCTATGGCGCCCCCTATTACGACGATTACGCATATTGGAACAATCCGCGCTTCCCGTCTGTGGATAGCGATGTGCAGGCTTGGTGGGCTGAGTATAAAAATGATTGGCCATCGGCGTTTCCGGGGTGCAGTTACACCCTGGAAAATCATGTGGATGGACGTCTCACGGGGCGTTTTGCGACAATGACGTTGCATGGCACTTGCGGCGGAAAAGGCACGGTACGCGGCACCAAATATGACTATGCGCCGGAGAAGAATCTGGGTCCGCCGAGTTGTACGGCGCCAAGCACCCACTGTGGCAACCCGATCAACTTGGCCATCGGCAACAAATACCAAAAAGAAGACGATCTGCAGGCCGGGCCCTGGCTTTCGTTCTCGCGGCACTACAACAGCCATGAGTCGACTCCGTCGGAGCAGTTCGGCCGGAACTGGAGGCACACCTACAGCTATCGCTTGCAACATCTAAGCGACTCCCTTGGGCCGCAGGCCGTAACGCTGTCACGACCGGAAGGCACCAGCGTCATCTTCAACTACGTTGCCGGCCAATGGCACGCCGACGCGGACGTCTTCGCGAAGCTGGTGATTAATACCGACACCTCGGGTCAACTGTCGGGCTGGACGTATACGCCACGCGACGGGCGCGAGGTCGAACAGTACGACAAGCTGGGCCGGCTCAGCACCATTGCGAGAACCGACGGTACGTCCCTGGCCTTTACCTACAACGGGGGCATGGTCGTTACCAATACGCCCAGCGACTATCTGGTGACTCGGGTCGAGTCTCAGGATGGACGCGCTTTGACGCTCCAGTACGACAGCAGCTTGCGCATCAGCAAGATGCTGGATCCGGTGGGCGGTGAGTATCTCTACGCTTATGACGCACAGAATCGCCTTGAAACCGTAACTTACCCTGGCGGCACGCAACGTCGTTATCACTACAACGAGTCTGCTTACACGGCGGGCAACAATCTCCCTAACGCGCTTACCGGGATCACGCGCGAGGATGGCCAGCGCTACGCTATCTTTACCTATGGATCGGACGGAAAAGCCAAGTCCACCGAGCACGCAGGCGGAGTCGAGAAGTTCTCATCTGTGTACGATGCAAGTGGTTCGGCGACAGTCACCACGCCCAATGGCAGCGTCCAGGTGCGTTCCTTCACCACCGCCTTGGGCGTCAAGAAGGCCTCATCGGTCCAGGAGCAATGCTCCGGCTGCGCTACGCGCACGACCAGTTACACCTATGACGCGAACGGTTACCTGGATCTGAAAACCGATCCGCGCGGCGTGAGGACTGACTATGACTACAACGCGCGCGGTTTGCTGCAGCAAAAGGTAGACGCCGCAAATGACACCACCGGAAGCAAGCGAACCACCCAGACGGACTGGGATGCCGTCTTCGCCGTCCCGGCCGAGCGGCGGGTTTACGACGCGAGCGGCATCCTCCTAAAGAAAACGGCCTGGAGATACAACGCTCGCGGACAGCAGATCGCTGTCGATCAGGTCGACCCCTCTTCGGGCGCCGTGCGCACATCCGAGACGACGTACTGCGAGCAGTCCGATGTAGACGCGGGCGCTTGTCCTTTCGTCGGTTTGATTCGGTCTCAGAATGGACCCAGAACCGATGTGGCCGACGTAACCCGGTACGACTACTACACCGTCGACGCGCCTGGCTGCGCCACGAGTTCCGCGGCTTGCGATTACCGCAAGGGCGATCTTCGCAGGATCACCAATGCCTTGAATCAATCGAATGAGGTTCTGCGATACGACGCGGCAGGTCGGGTTCATTCATTGGCCAGCGTCAATGGTGTTGTTTCGGATTTCGAATACAACGCCCGTGGCTGGGTGATCTCCAGCAAGGTTCGCGGGCCCGATGACAGCGTAGAAACCGACGATGTCATTGCAAAAATCGAATACGAGCCCACCGGCTTGGTCAAGAAAGTCACCCAGGCTGATGGCTCGTTCATTCGGTATGGCTACGATGCCGGGCATAGACTCACCCGTGTCTACGACAATGCGGGGAACAGCATTCAGCTGACGCTGGACAATGCGGGCAATCGGATCAAGGAAGATACGTTAAAAGACGATGGAAGCCTGAAGCGCACGTTGTCGCGTGTGTACGATCAATTAGGTCAACTGGCAACTTCGAAAACCGCCTACGACCATCCTACCGGCTTCACCTACGACGCCAACGGTAACGATGAAGTCACCACCGATGCCCTGGGTCGCAAGACCGACAATGATTACGACCCGTTGAACCGGCTGGCCAGGTCGCTGCAGGATGTTGGTGGCATCAATGCGAAGACCGAGTTCAAGTACGACGTCGTGGATCGCGTGACCAAGGTCACCGATCCGAAGAATCTCGATACCACGTATACCTACAACGGCTTCGGCGATCAGGTGCAGCTGACCAGTCCCGACACTGGAGTGTCGACGTATACCTACGACAGCGCCGGAAATCGCAAAACAGAAACCGACGCGCGCAACATCACGCGGACGTATGGCTACGATGCGCTGAACCGACCGACGGCGGTCGCTTATCCGACCACCAGTCTCAATGTCGGCTACGAGTACGACTTCGTGCCCACCGTTTGCGCGACGGGCGAGACCTTCGCCAAGGGCCGCTTGTCCCTGATCACCGATGCGAGTGGCAGCACCCAATACTGCTACGACCGCTTTGGCCGCATGGTGCGCAAGGTGCAGACCACCAACGGCAAGGTGTTCGCGGTGCGCTATGCGTACACCTTGGCGGGGCAGTTGAGCGGCGTGACCTATCCAGACGGTGCGCTAGTGAGCTATCAGCGCGACGTGCGAGGGCGCGTTAGTCAAGTCGATGCCAAACGGGCTGTTGCGGGCGCGGGTTTCGACACATTGCTAAGTCAGGCTGCGTATCACGCGTTCGGGCCAGTCGCGAGCTGGACCTACGGCAACGGTCGCACCTTGGCGCGCCCTGTCGATCTGGATTACCGCACCACGGCCGTCACTGATCCGTCGTTGGGTGGTCTGTCGGTGGGTTTCGGCTTCGACTTGGCCGGCAATCTCAACCAGCTCACGCCGGCGGGCAGCAGCACTTCGTTGTTGAAGTACGACTACGACGGCCTCGACCGCCTGACCCATCTGCGCGACGGCCCCAGCAACACGCCGATCGAGACCTACAGCTACGACGCCACCGGCAATCGGCTGAGCCTGACTCAGGCCAGTGGCACGCAGACCTATGTGTATCCGGCCACCAGTCATCGTCTGGCTCAGGTCGGCAACAGCGGCCTGCGCGGCTACGACCCGAGCGGCAATACCACCGATATCGACGCCAACAGCTTCGTCTACAACGACGCTGGCCGCATGAGCCAGCTCAAGCAGAGCGGCGTGTTGAAGATGACGTATCTGTACAACGGCCTGGGCGAGCAGGTTCGCAAATACACCGACGCCGACAACCGTTACATGGTCTACGACGAATCGGGCCATTGGCTGGGCGAATACGACAGCAACGGCGCGACGATCCAGCAGGCGATCTGGATGTACGATCTGCCGGTGGGCGTGTTGGCTGGTGGCGGCGCGCAGCAGAAGCTGCATTACGTCGAACCCGATCATCTGGGCACGCCGCGCGTGGTGATCGATCCGGTGCGTAATGTCGCGGTGTGGAGCTGGGACTTGAAGGGTGAGGCGTTCGGCAACAGTGCGCCGAATCAGGATCCGGATCTGGATGGGACCGCGTTCGTGTTTGATATGCGGTTTCCGGGGCAGCGGTTCGATTCGATAAGTGGGTTGAGTTACAACTACTTCCGGGATTACGAAGCAGGCGCAGGACGATATGTGCAGAGTGACCCCATTGGCTTGTCTGGAGGTATTAACACATACGCCTATGTAAGAGCCAGGCCGATGGATGTAATTGATCCAAGGGGTCTCAATGGTGTTGGGGTTGGCGTTGCCAGAGGTGTTCTTTCGTGGATAGCGTTAGATACTGCCGTGCCAGAGCCAACAGACTTGGCATGGCCGAAGTGGGTCGCGTATGGAGCAGGTGCGGCCATAGCGGGTGGATTGCTTTGGGCGGCTAATGAAAGCGGAAATGAATATGATGGTACCGCTGGAGCGAGCGAGGGCAGTGAGAAAATTTGTAAACCGGCAATAGCTGATGTTCAGGCGCGCGACTTCTGTGAGCAAATGGCCTTGGCAGAAGCAAAAGCGGGAGCGGGACGAGTAAAAATGGGAACCATGGGAGATGAGCCTCGCCTCGTTGCACACTATGGTGTTGGGCCTTGGATGAAAATGGAGCACACTCATGTATGTCCTAATGGCAGAAGGCTTACCATTCATTATTTTTCTAACTTGAGGGGTTCTAATGTTGAGCTCAAGTTCGTTTATGGCGCTTCGGGTTTGGCTCCATGA
- a CDS encoding DsbA family oxidoreductase: MSQSPDSSTPRIKIDFVSDVVCPWCAVGLNSLEQAIAQVGDAVEVELHFQPFELNPQMAPEGENIDEHLAHKYGLGAQQLAQNREALRERGAAVGFQFNARDRIYNTFGAHRLLHWAAAQGAAQERTLKHALLKAYFTDGRDISQHEVLAAVAGETGLDADRARVLLASDEYADAVREQERFYQSQGIRAVPSVIINDRHLIQGGQPAEQFEAAIRQIAGVAKTAG; this comes from the coding sequence ATGAGCCAGTCCCCCGATTCGTCCACGCCGCGGATCAAGATCGACTTCGTCTCCGACGTGGTCTGCCCCTGGTGCGCGGTCGGCCTGAATTCGCTGGAGCAGGCGATTGCCCAGGTTGGCGACGCGGTCGAGGTCGAGCTGCATTTCCAGCCGTTCGAACTCAATCCGCAGATGGCGCCGGAAGGCGAGAACATCGACGAGCACCTGGCGCACAAATACGGCCTGGGCGCGCAGCAACTGGCGCAGAACCGCGAAGCCTTGCGCGAGCGCGGCGCCGCGGTCGGATTTCAGTTCAACGCGCGCGATCGCATTTACAACACCTTCGGCGCACATCGCCTGCTGCATTGGGCCGCGGCGCAAGGCGCGGCGCAGGAACGCACGCTCAAGCACGCGCTGCTCAAGGCCTACTTCACCGATGGCCGCGACATTTCCCAACACGAAGTACTCGCCGCAGTCGCAGGCGAGACCGGCCTCGATGCCGATCGCGCGCGCGTGCTGTTGGCCTCGGACGAATACGCCGATGCCGTGCGCGAGCAGGAGCGTTTCTATCAGAGCCAAGGCATCCGCGCGGTACCGTCGGTGATCATCAACGACCGTCACCTGATCCAGGGCGGCCAACCGGCGGAGCAGTTCGAAGCGGCGATACGGCAGATTGCCGGGGTCGCGAAGACGGCCGGGTGA
- a CDS encoding AAA domain-containing protein, translating to MNSPTAPPDGAAPAPIDPARVDGDTLRAVIAAQRGAGLATDDVLFLALPLLRAVAQLHAHGRVAALNADDIVYAADTGLGLRAPEGRLPTLDIERLRKVQPPPGSTLNIVGELRVTQDAAHGSSLENLHTQHDLAQAIERPVYLPGYRCWELALGHHDEIGDIFQLGQVLASLACGLDFDDTDDLDLFAAQRQNLFRINPRLNPVLAAIIVEMTALNRHERATDLAELVQRLETYRDQPMGLDVERVLSDAKGHSPRRIAVLSHLRDRLFDLSRRNRLLQFRATQASVNLTIASVPIVLQLGSIRPEQLCTWSGEFADEVIAGNPVSLHRWLRFDDQPYLPAALDRIAQETRRDRAEFGFSHLRLVVAFLRWHNLKEDPEQRFVSPLLWLPVELVRKKGVRDQYVIQCEDGEAEFNPALRHYLRQLYDIQLPETVDLQKVSIESIHADLAAQIRASEPGVELRLQSKPAIELIRRKAVQRLQQYQRRSGGRIKPDAQRPDFSYEREDYRPLGLALFRQRVQPSPLPLRAAVGAAPIPQPQRMSASSDEIEHTTYALQDDTGHAYAWDFDLTQVTLANFNYKKMSLVRDYAQLIEDDPTSVDAARGGFDRIFSIEPREVDIAPPAPIAPDQQWNVVASDATQNAAVALARGGRSFIIQGPPGTGKSQTITNLIADYAGRGQRVLFVCEKRAALDVVFHRLKQAGLDELCCLIHDSQTDKKAFVHDLRDCYERWIAQAHQHESLTQARAAVHEALAAQLRQIERYEHGMAAIPERLGASVRALLRRAVELPAPVELGAREREQLPDYALWERERSAREGLQTLLRERYGSDRLAAHPFARLSARLLAGERAYADTEAVLADCDAQVDRLDAAFDDERSLLTPQTTLADAATLTAMARKIDDTRLAAHPDLLDPASAASTQLRQDSEAFEQLERRRAEAGKHTVHWKVSFSEQDTQAALAIARSQERSPLRWLKPSWWRLRGTMARSYDFAQHAVRPSLVQVLEAQAAHQHAANECVAFEERLRARLDTPALTSFVQTLQLWRNALPTSPILRSLHEHLLATPDPAAYAQREAGFAGPAVRLQEIAQASLDLPDTLSLGEFAEWTRDLREGLDDLPDALPPLRAMHAAGSVYARALQQLDLAPAQLDGVILDESLARLHREQPELARFDARALADAAHRAALAERELLQRNAGVVRATLHRQFLERVRQSSLSASQLDADGKLFKKRYATGRRELEHEFGKSMRYRSIRELAGGDTGLVVNDLKPIWLMSPLSVSDTLPLSADLFDVVIFDEASQIPTEEAVPALSRAPQVVVVGDEMQLPPTSFFSAAGDDDDNAIVAEEDGERIAINLDADSLLNQAARNLPATLLAWHYRSRHEALISFSNAAFYDGRLITIPDRGLDTRSEQSLSLRAGDEQAAVTGVDALLARPLSHHRIEDGVYANRCNLAEARYIAGLVRELLRRDSGLSLGVVAFSEAQQGEIESALEALAAQDADFAARLEREYLREDEDQFNGLFVKNLENVQGDERDIILLSICYAPGADGRMLMNFGPINQRGGEKRLNVIFSRARHRMAVVTTIRAEQITNTHNDGAAALRAFLAFAEASARGETERSQSVLGALNPGAERAFSSVARADAARTSLAKALRERGHTVHEHVGRSQFRCDLAIVGPAGEGYALAILLDPPDAVAADVRERYVFRPGILRAFGWRVIDLPAADWLRNPQAAIERIEAAMAVDEAGDDVAEQAQTIATIAEPTSQPEPIAPAPASAALALREFVLQQGGSHKFWRIGRVDGEMTVVFGRVGTRGQTLIKAFDTPERAEREIVKLVEEKLRKGYVESLA from the coding sequence ATGAACTCGCCGACTGCGCCGCCTGACGGCGCGGCGCCCGCTCCGATCGATCCGGCCCGCGTCGACGGCGACACGTTGCGCGCGGTGATCGCGGCCCAGCGCGGCGCCGGCCTGGCCACCGACGACGTGCTGTTCCTGGCCTTGCCGCTGCTGCGCGCGGTCGCGCAACTGCATGCGCACGGCCGGGTCGCCGCGCTCAACGCCGACGACATCGTGTATGCCGCCGACACCGGCCTGGGCCTGCGCGCGCCCGAAGGCCGCCTGCCGACGCTCGATATCGAACGCTTGCGCAAGGTCCAACCGCCGCCGGGATCGACCCTCAACATCGTCGGCGAACTGCGCGTCACCCAGGACGCCGCCCACGGCAGCAGCCTGGAAAACCTGCACACCCAGCACGATCTCGCGCAAGCGATCGAACGCCCGGTGTACCTGCCGGGTTATCGCTGCTGGGAACTCGCGCTCGGCCATCACGACGAAATCGGCGACATCTTCCAACTCGGGCAAGTGCTTGCCAGCCTCGCCTGCGGGCTGGATTTCGACGACACCGACGATCTGGACCTGTTCGCCGCGCAACGGCAGAACCTGTTCCGGATCAATCCGCGCCTGAATCCGGTGCTGGCCGCGATCATCGTCGAGATGACCGCGCTGAACCGGCACGAACGCGCGACCGATCTGGCCGAACTGGTACAGCGCCTGGAGACGTACCGCGACCAGCCGATGGGCCTGGATGTCGAGCGGGTGCTGTCGGATGCGAAAGGCCACAGCCCACGCCGCATCGCGGTGCTGTCGCACTTGCGCGATCGCCTGTTCGATCTGTCGCGGCGCAATCGCCTGCTGCAATTCCGCGCGACCCAGGCCAGCGTCAACCTCACCATCGCCAGCGTGCCGATCGTGCTGCAACTGGGCAGCATCCGACCCGAGCAGCTATGCACCTGGAGCGGCGAGTTCGCCGACGAGGTGATCGCGGGCAACCCGGTGAGCCTGCATCGCTGGCTGCGTTTCGACGATCAGCCGTATCTGCCGGCGGCGCTGGACCGCATCGCCCAGGAAACCCGCCGCGACCGCGCCGAGTTCGGCTTCAGCCATCTGCGCCTGGTCGTCGCCTTCCTGCGCTGGCACAACCTCAAGGAAGACCCCGAGCAGCGCTTCGTTTCGCCGCTGCTGTGGCTGCCGGTCGAACTGGTACGCAAGAAGGGCGTGCGCGACCAGTACGTGATCCAGTGCGAGGACGGTGAGGCCGAATTCAATCCGGCCCTGCGCCATTACCTGCGCCAGCTCTACGACATCCAGTTGCCGGAAACCGTCGACCTGCAGAAGGTCTCGATCGAATCCATCCACGCCGACCTCGCCGCGCAGATCCGCGCGTCCGAGCCCGGGGTCGAACTGCGCCTGCAGAGCAAGCCGGCGATCGAACTGATCCGGCGCAAGGCGGTGCAGCGCCTGCAGCAGTACCAGCGCCGCAGCGGCGGACGCATCAAGCCCGATGCGCAGCGCCCGGATTTCAGTTACGAACGCGAGGATTACCGCCCGCTCGGCCTGGCCTTGTTCCGCCAGCGCGTGCAGCCCAGCCCGCTGCCGTTGCGCGCCGCGGTCGGCGCGGCGCCGATTCCGCAGCCGCAGCGCATGAGCGCGAGCAGCGACGAGATCGAGCACACCACCTACGCGCTGCAGGACGATACCGGGCACGCCTACGCCTGGGACTTCGATCTGACCCAGGTCACCCTGGCCAATTTCAACTACAAGAAAATGTCGCTGGTGCGCGATTACGCGCAATTGATCGAGGACGATCCGACTTCGGTCGACGCCGCGCGCGGCGGCTTCGATCGGATCTTCTCGATCGAGCCGCGCGAGGTCGATATCGCGCCGCCGGCGCCGATCGCGCCGGACCAGCAATGGAACGTGGTCGCCAGCGACGCCACCCAGAATGCGGCGGTCGCGCTGGCCCGCGGCGGCCGCAGTTTCATCATCCAGGGCCCGCCCGGCACCGGCAAATCGCAGACCATCACCAACCTGATCGCCGATTACGCCGGCCGCGGCCAGCGCGTGCTGTTCGTGTGCGAGAAGCGCGCCGCGCTCGACGTGGTGTTCCATCGCCTCAAGCAGGCCGGCCTGGACGAACTGTGCTGCCTGATCCACGACTCGCAGACCGACAAGAAAGCCTTCGTCCACGATCTGCGCGATTGCTACGAGCGCTGGATCGCCCAGGCGCATCAGCACGAGTCGCTGACCCAGGCGCGCGCGGCGGTCCACGAGGCGCTGGCCGCGCAACTGCGCCAGATCGAACGCTACGAACACGGCATGGCCGCGATTCCGGAGCGACTGGGCGCCAGCGTGCGCGCATTGCTGCGGCGCGCGGTGGAATTGCCGGCGCCGGTCGAATTGGGCGCGCGCGAACGCGAACAACTGCCCGATTACGCGCTGTGGGAACGCGAGCGCAGTGCGCGCGAAGGTCTGCAGACCCTGTTGCGCGAACGCTACGGTAGCGACCGGCTCGCCGCGCATCCGTTCGCGCGCCTGTCGGCGCGGCTGCTTGCCGGCGAGCGTGCCTATGCCGACACCGAGGCGGTGCTGGCCGATTGCGACGCACAGGTCGACCGGCTCGATGCGGCCTTCGACGACGAACGCAGCCTGCTGACGCCGCAGACAACACTCGCCGATGCGGCCACGCTGACCGCGATGGCGCGCAAGATCGACGACACGCGTCTGGCGGCGCATCCGGATTTGCTCGATCCGGCATCGGCCGCGAGCACCCAACTGCGCCAGGACAGCGAGGCCTTCGAACAGCTCGAACGCCGCCGCGCCGAAGCCGGCAAGCACACCGTGCATTGGAAGGTGTCGTTCTCCGAACAGGATACGCAAGCGGCGTTGGCGATCGCGCGCAGCCAGGAGCGATCGCCGCTGCGTTGGCTCAAGCCATCGTGGTGGCGGTTGCGTGGCACCATGGCGCGCAGCTACGACTTCGCTCAGCACGCGGTGCGGCCGAGTCTGGTCCAGGTGCTGGAAGCGCAGGCCGCGCATCAACACGCGGCCAATGAATGCGTGGCGTTCGAAGAGCGGCTGCGCGCGCGCCTCGACACGCCGGCACTGACTTCGTTCGTGCAGACCTTGCAGCTGTGGCGCAACGCGCTGCCGACTTCGCCGATCCTGCGTAGCCTGCACGAACATCTGCTGGCCACGCCCGACCCGGCGGCCTATGCGCAACGCGAAGCCGGTTTCGCCGGGCCTGCGGTGCGTCTGCAGGAGATCGCCCAAGCCTCGCTGGACCTGCCGGACACGCTGAGCCTGGGCGAGTTCGCCGAATGGACCCGCGACCTGCGCGAAGGCCTCGACGACCTGCCCGACGCGCTGCCGCCGCTGCGCGCGATGCACGCCGCCGGCTCGGTGTATGCGCGCGCCCTGCAGCAACTCGACCTCGCGCCGGCGCAACTGGATGGCGTGATCCTCGACGAGTCGCTGGCGCGGCTGCATCGAGAACAACCCGAACTCGCCCGCTTCGATGCGCGCGCCCTGGCCGACGCCGCGCACCGCGCCGCGCTCGCCGAACGCGAGCTGTTGCAGCGCAATGCCGGCGTGGTGCGCGCGACCCTGCATCGCCAGTTCCTCGAACGCGTGCGCCAGTCCTCGTTGTCGGCCAGTCAGCTCGACGCCGACGGCAAGCTGTTCAAGAAGCGCTACGCCACCGGCCGGCGCGAACTCGAGCACGAATTCGGCAAGAGCATGCGCTATCGCTCGATCCGCGAACTGGCCGGCGGCGACACCGGCCTGGTGGTCAACGATCTCAAGCCGATCTGGCTGATGAGCCCGCTGTCGGTGTCTGACACCCTGCCGCTGAGCGCGGACCTGTTCGACGTGGTGATCTTCGACGAAGCCAGCCAGATCCCGACCGAGGAAGCGGTGCCGGCGCTGAGCCGCGCGCCGCAGGTGGTGGTGGTCGGCGACGAGATGCAGTTGCCGCCAACCAGCTTCTTCTCCGCGGCCGGCGATGACGACGACAACGCGATCGTCGCCGAGGAAGACGGCGAACGCATCGCGATCAATCTCGATGCCGACAGCCTGCTCAACCAGGCGGCGCGCAATCTGCCGGCGACCTTGCTGGCCTGGCATTACCGCAGCCGTCACGAAGCGTTGATCAGTTTCTCCAACGCCGCGTTCTACGACGGCCGCCTGATCACCATTCCCGATCGCGGCCTGGACACGCGCAGCGAGCAGTCGCTGAGCCTGCGTGCGGGCGACGAGCAGGCCGCCGTAACCGGCGTCGACGCCTTGCTCGCCCGGCCGCTGAGCCATCACCGGATCGAGGACGGCGTCTACGCGAACCGCTGCAATCTGGCCGAAGCGCGCTACATCGCCGGGCTGGTGCGCGAACTGCTGCGCCGCGACAGCGGCCTGAGCCTGGGCGTGGTAGCGTTCTCCGAAGCGCAGCAGGGCGAGATCGAATCGGCTCTGGAAGCGCTGGCCGCGCAGGACGCCGACTTCGCCGCGCGCCTGGAGCGCGAATACCTGCGCGAAGACGAAGACCAGTTCAACGGCCTGTTCGTCAAAAACCTGGAGAACGTGCAGGGTGACGAACGCGACATCATCCTGCTCAGCATCTGCTACGCGCCAGGTGCCGATGGCCGCATGCTGATGAACTTCGGCCCGATCAACCAGCGCGGCGGCGAGAAACGTCTCAACGTGATCTTCAGCCGCGCGCGTCATCGCATGGCGGTGGTGACCACGATCCGTGCCGAGCAGATCACCAACACCCATAACGACGGCGCGGCCGCGTTGCGCGCCTTTCTCGCGTTCGCCGAGGCGAGCGCGCGCGGCGAGACCGAGCGTTCGCAGAGCGTGCTCGGCGCCTTGAATCCCGGCGCCGAACGCGCGTTCTCCAGCGTGGCGCGCGCCGATGCGGCGCGCACGAGCCTGGCCAAGGCGCTGCGCGAGCGCGGCCATACCGTTCACGAGCATGTCGGCCGCTCGCAGTTTCGCTGCGACCTGGCCATCGTCGGTCCGGCCGGCGAGGGCTATGCGCTGGCGATCCTGCTCGATCCGCCCGATGCCGTCGCGGCGGACGTGCGCGAACGCTACGTATTTCGCCCCGGCATCCTGCGCGCGTTCGGCTGGCGGGTCATCGACCTGCCAGCCGCGGATTGGCTGCGCAATCCGCAAGCGGCGATCGAACGCATCGAAGCGGCCATGGCCGTCGACGAGGCTGGCGACGATGTCGCCGAACAGGCGCAGACGATCGCGACGATTGCCGAACCGACATCGCAACCTGAGCCGATCGCGCCCGCGCCCGCATCCGCCGCGCTTGCCTTGCGCGAATTCGTGTTGCAGCAGGGCGGTTCGCACAAGTTCTGGCGGATCGGACGGGTCGACGGCGAAATGACCGTGGTGTTCGGCCGGGTCGGCACGCGCGGCCAGACCCTGATCAAGGCGTTCGATACGCCCGAACGCGCCGAGCGCGAGATCGTCAAGCTGGTCGAGGAAAAGCTGCGCAAGGGCTATGTCGAAAGCCTTGCCTGA